The following coding sequences are from one Tachysurus vachellii isolate PV-2020 chromosome 7, HZAU_Pvac_v1, whole genome shotgun sequence window:
- the ipo13a gene encoding importin-13, with the protein MSVSSEHTEFTVEAVERALQQLYYDPDMVRKDVAQKWLAQAQASPQAWHFCWALLSPDKVPEIQFFGASTLHGKISSHWHDLSPELRESLQSQLVSHVCHFALGPKMVLTRLCVALASLILRTLLDSWPSAVPDLLQAFQSADGTAEATSQRLALLEVLTVLPEELLSRKFTSGNRARLQTALAQEWTLLCPLLRELLRCEGSACGVKERALRCLPSWLPLGIDLGQIEGVVKDSLELLKVPELFDTAVESVVGALSVTDWQRSAEGLVKLLPCVLELQEQLKRAVQDRDMETSHGICRVVVALSETHCRTLLEQIGHWQGFHALVGMILSCTAIPGHYPVDETSSSLTLTFWYTLQDDIMSLDTEKQTFYLQLYRPIYFQLVDVLLHKARFPNEHDYASWTSDDKEQFRTYRVDISDTLMCVYELLGPELLRKLYDKLGVLLTDPTHIHSSLWQDIEALLFGFQSIADTVDVSYSDVIPGLIGLIPLISSNNIQLTETVMFTLGSLAEWLADHPVMVPAVLRVVLPALSDAELSVPAVSTLKRICRECRHHLYPHANDILASSQDALVKRTHKSPQSTWLMQALGFLLSAMPDEEIQDKLLSLLSPHIQDLEQLANQAPSPATKRSALQVLGLISSLFSTLDTSTYAEGPDRVKGRRFAAHNNPVVVVLRQVFPLIQTLLSKWLKDTEVVEASCAVFEKSLKTLGGDFAPLVAQLCELISQLYSTYPQASALDLIQQLLHVFACEKEHVSSVAAVLELVTNVTMSVFQHGARDHPDVVESFMKLHAQVLKRKPDLYGSEGLDVRVVFYCGILALKFPEAPTLKSTCALFTELMSRCEDVPAVRDVLQEDGLLLLQTLLEAICIQAPLGLLEHLAEVLFSISLHCPSLLVTRLRDVLQSDAFPCALITPEHKDHFCQQILREQASKWKMREIAKEFCLLCRGLQGAEETTEY; encoded by the exons ATGTCAGTTTCCTCTGAACACAccgagtttacagtggaggcaGTAGAGAGG gctCTTCAGCAGCTGTACTATGATCCGGACATGGTGCGGAAAGACGTGGCCCAGAAGTGGCTGGCGCAGGCTCAAGCGTCGCCGCAGGCGTGGCACTTCTGCTGGGCGCTGCTGAGCCCGGACAAG GTGCCCGAGATCCAGTTCTTTGGTGCCAGCACACTGCACGGCAAGATCTCCAGCCACTGGCATGACCTCAGTCCTGAGCTTCGTGAGTCTCTTCAATCTCAGCTAGTCTCCCACGTGTGCCACTTCGCCCTCGGGCCCAAGATGGTGCTGACTCGGCTCTGCGTGGCCCTGGCTTCTTTGATCCTTCGTACGCTCCTTGACTCCTGGCCCAGCGCTGTGCCTGATCTCCTCCAAGCGTTCCAGAGCGCAGATGGTACAGCCGAAGCAACCAGTCAGCGCCTGGCCCTGTTAGAGGTGCTCACTGTATTGCCTGAGGAACTCCTGAGCAGGAAGTTCACATCAGGGAACCGTGCCAGGCTTCAGACTGCCCTGGCGCAAGAGTGGACCTTGTTGTGCCCGTTGTTGAGGGAGCTGCTGAGGTGCGAAGGCTCGGCGTGTGGCGTGAAGGAGCGAGCGCTGCGCTGCCTGCCGTCGTGGCTCCCACTCGGCATTGATTTGGGACAGATCGAAGGAGTGGTGAAGGATAGTTTAGAGCTTCTTAAAGTGCCTGAGCTTTTTGACACGGCTGTGGAGAGTGTCGTCGGTGCTCTCTCGGTGACTGACTGGCAAAG GTCTGCAGAAGGTCTGGTGAAGTTGTTGCCTTGTGTGCTGGAGCTCCAGGAGCAGCTGAAGAGGGCGGTGCAGGACAGAGACATGGAGACGTCTCACGGAATCTGTCGCGTTGTCGTCGCTCTCAGCGAAACTCACTGCAG aacGTTGCTGGAACAGATCGGACACTGGCAGGGTTTCCATGCGCTGGTCGGTATGATTCTGTCATGCACCGCGATTCCTGGTCACTACCCGGTGGATGAGACTTCCAGCTCACTGACCCTCACATTCTGGTACACGCTGCAG GATGACATCATGTCACTGGATACGGAGAAGCAGACCTTTTATTTGCAGCTCTACAGACCCATTTACTTCCAGCTGGTCGACGTTCTGCTGCACAAGGCCCGCTTTCCCAACGAGCACGACTACGCCTCGTGGACTTCCGATGACAAGGAACAGTTCAGAACGTACAG AGTCGACATCTCGGacactctgatgtgtgtgtatgagctttTGGGCCCCGAACTGTTGCGCAAACTGTACGACAAACTGGGAGTGTTGCTGACCGACccgacacacatacactcctctCTGTGGCAG GATATAGAGGCTCTGCTGTTCGGTTTCCAGTCCATCGCTGACACGGTGGACGTCAGTTACTCAGACGTGATTCCCGGACTGATCGGTCTCATCCCGCTCATCTCATCGAACAACATCCAGCTGACAGAGACCGTCATGTTCACGCTAG gcTCGCTGGCCGAGTGGTTGGCCGATCACCCGGTCATGGTGCCCGCTGTCCTGCGCGTCGTCTTGCCCGCCCTGTCAGACGCTGAACTCTCGGTGCCCGCCGTCTCCACGCTGAAGAGGATCTGCCGCGAGTGCAggcatcacctttaccctcacgCCAACGACATCCTGGCATCCTCACAG gaCGCACTCGTTAAGAGGACCCACAAG AGCCCTCAGAGCACGTGGCTGATGCAGGCTCTGGGATTTTTACTCTCCGCCATGCCGGATGAGGAGATTCAAGACAAATTGCTTTCCCTCCTCTCGCCTCATATCCAGGACCTGGAGCAACTGGCCAATCAGGCG CCCTCTCCTGCCACTAAACGCTCCGCACTTCAGGTTCTGGGTCTGATCTCCAGCCTCTTCTCCACTCTCGACACGAGCACGTACGCCGAAGGACCGGACAGGGTTAAAGGTCGTCGATTTGCTGCTCACAACAATCCG GTTGTAGTCGTGCTACGTCAAGTGTTTCCTCTCATCCAGACACTTCTGAGCAAGTGGCTGAAAGAcaccgaggtggtggag GCCTCATGTGCGGTTTTCGAGAAAAGTCTGAAGACCCTCGGTGGTGATTTTGCTCCTCTTGTAGCTCAGCTTTGTGAGCTGATCAGTCAGCTGTACAGCACCTACCCACAAGCCTCTGCTTTGGATCTcatacagcag CTGCTTCATGTGTTCGCCTGCGAGAAGGAACACGTCTCATCGGTCGCCGCGGTTCTGGAGCTCGTCACCAACGTAACCATGTCGGTTTTTCAGCACG GTGCTAGAGACCATCCTGATGTAGTCGAGTCCTTCATGAAGCTTCATGCGCAG GTTCTGAAAAGGAAGCCGGACCTGTACGGCTCCGAGGGTCTGGACGTCAGAGTGGTCTTCTACTGTG GGATTTTAGCTTTGAAATTTCCCGAGGCTCCCACTCTCAAGTCCACATGTGCGCTGTTC ACAGAGCTGATGTCTCGCTGCGAGGACGTCCCCGCTGTCCGAGACGTGCTGCAGGAGGACGGCCTGCTGCTTCTTCAGACCCTACTGGAG gctaTCTGTATCCAGGCTCCCCTGGGCTTGCTGGAGCACCTGGCTGAGGTTCTGTTCTCCATCAGTCTCCACTGTCCCAGCTTGCTCGTGACTCGGTTAAGAGACGTCCTGCAGTCTGACGCCTTCCCCTGCGCCTTAATCACTCCGGAGCACAAGGATCACTTCTGCCAGCAGATCCTCAG gGAACAAGCGAGTAAGTGGAAGATGAGGGAAATTGCGAAGGAGTTTTGCCTGTTGTGTCGGGGTCTACAGGGAGCAGAGGAAACCACGGAGTACTGA